A portion of the Clostridium gelidum genome contains these proteins:
- a CDS encoding glycosyl hydrolase family 8, protein MSAYKKETYHNVFEEYGYSSKDIENKLENIYSTIFYGNDDERLYHPFGDDMAYFVDTGNNDSRTEGMSYAMMMCVQRNMKEEFDRLWKWTKTYMFMEDGFNKGYFAWSVKLNGEKNSNGPAPDGEEYFAMALFFASNRWGDGEGIFNYSKEAKELLNECVHKGEQEPGDPMWEHTNKLIKFVPGLDFTDPSYHLPHFYELFSLWCNEEDREFWEDAAECSREYLKKACHPITGLAPEYSKYDGVPCDSPLARGYHERFYSDSYRVAANLGLSYEWFEKTEWECECADKIQTFFCETVKGKADLVYEIDGTIIEEKALHPVAIIATNAMASLASKGKYRKECVDLFWNTPLRTGERRYYDNCLYLFAFLALSGNYRIWK, encoded by the coding sequence ATGAGTGCATACAAAAAAGAAACTTATCATAATGTATTTGAGGAATATGGATACTCTTCAAAAGATATAGAAAATAAACTTGAGAATATTTATAGTACTATATTTTATGGAAATGATGATGAAAGACTATATCATCCTTTTGGGGATGATATGGCATATTTCGTTGATACAGGCAATAATGATTCTAGAACAGAAGGTATGTCTTATGCCATGATGATGTGTGTTCAAAGAAATATGAAAGAAGAATTTGATAGACTTTGGAAATGGACCAAAACATATATGTTCATGGAGGATGGATTTAATAAAGGATATTTTGCTTGGTCTGTAAAGCTTAATGGTGAAAAAAATTCAAATGGACCAGCGCCAGATGGTGAAGAATATTTTGCAATGGCACTGTTCTTTGCTTCAAACAGATGGGGTGATGGAGAAGGTATTTTTAACTATTCAAAAGAAGCCAAGGAGCTTCTTAATGAATGTGTTCATAAAGGAGAACAAGAACCAGGAGATCCTATGTGGGAGCATACAAATAAGCTTATAAAGTTTGTACCTGGTCTTGATTTTACAGATCCATCATATCATCTTCCACATTTTTATGAATTATTTTCTCTTTGGTGTAATGAAGAAGATCGTGAATTTTGGGAGGATGCAGCAGAATGTAGCAGGGAATATCTAAAGAAAGCTTGCCATCCGATTACAGGATTGGCACCAGAATATTCAAAGTATGATGGAGTGCCTTGTGATTCACCTTTGGCTAGGGGTTATCATGAAAGATTTTATAGTGACTCTTATAGGGTGGCTGCTAATTTAGGATTATCATATGAATGGTTTGAAAAGACAGAATGGGAATGTGAATGTGCTGATAAGATTCAAACTTTCTTTTGTGAAACAGTTAAAGGTAAAGCAGATTTAGTTTATGAAATAGATGGCACAATTATTGAAGAAAAAGCACTTCATCCAGTTGCTATTATAGCAACTAATGCAATGGCTTCTTTAGCTAGCAAAGGAAAGTACAGAAAAGAATGTGTTGATTTATTTTGGAATACACCTTTAAGAACAGGTGAAAGAAGGTATTACGATAACTGTTTATATTTATTTGCCTTCTTGGCGCTAAGTGGAAATTATAGAATTTGGAAGTAG